In the genome of Montipora foliosa isolate CH-2021 chromosome 3, ASM3666993v2, whole genome shotgun sequence, one region contains:
- the LOC137996622 gene encoding AT-rich interactive domain-containing protein 1B-like produces MAQTARVDASNGGANSRRLQLTNKEPVSNTEHRNHHFTFPRAGKDFFLDPYIRENGSNSPVASQNQGILEELRDYIRGSEHYPADNNNKGNSVPNKMATSSTSGSNQATVNANGFEMTMNSTPGLANKSRAATTLGSAHLNNQLSSILGPGSSAVNAVVSSRNLSQSNSNPTNLKLLATNQPSVTPQDRFNRYNPRQEMLLHGFREVPIAPRAPNVSEQYGSQQGFVSAQSENQQKRGLNPQTPSPYSPAYYGQDSSTSQTGQRTVNSQPDDRNMITNQQFQWQNRLQTSNHCSSNLPTNSSPGPPMGRTQLQSGIPQQQSPYMMMGNSQQQSQSQQTPPPSYPPYMMQQGGMKAAGMPPQSQQYYGSMAMGRPTVGQPNLAGQVAQRMGGQMPKPSQDYSGFQQQQMQHRYPQPQFPQQMQFMTQPQPRQQQQQQQSYPQPPTGMPRMPSSHPQPILPKPASGDMFGRYSTNNTSENLPGQEFGSSRMAEHPQHAMPSTPASYGNPPLGRMGSSSEMLSKYGSTQGGYSRGNPPPFPGSIHARHTPSPNVTLGSPLRNVPDGTSPSVGMPNFGQDSPTSTGSMPTYPPGKLAPPFVMPANQMPATNSSLPSVSVGGSGLGGPGAAAVAGVLEGVNSGARFPSPAQVSGSPYVSPQEMIMGSKVSENTTPSGMSPMQLGSMMGNVQTGRVPSPTLNELPTAEDVEAMIESMRAGETSLPTDNGEQPPLQGSAPPSVSSLPPTMESSPSRQQVSTAHGQNSSGETQQHSSNSNLDMSAMMKEDQSGSPQTSPLSTFSGLSPGVSPSGVSITSSFDDLDEINPSLPNNPISMSSYQFPSSREPQQQYEKFSKLYEVSDELERKEFLDKYQAFMNSQGTQITQVPAFQRQPLDLYKFYTAVRERGGVQEVVRRKLWQDVLEELNLPTDSPSIVNVLRIQYSRYLLSYEMKHTKTNSLDDIKINLLEGSGIPPPNATVTCSEAIIPTSSLTQSQRPADASSVHASHGSMKIESSAGLPAGYNSRDGFAEPGFDNSNLFPDLRDVTGNFQLNQSTSSNTFGMPQYPYSGDNRRHSVPNLPQGALPSYMMSQRNMYPNPSSMSPFFQQSSSQTGHPPAANYHHSQYQQRASPSFMGPPSSPHSMIPNASSQEKVHPSWGSQYSPSTEPEHMVDYPPGAHSLRSPRLSSSHQPQFPPAPPYGSYPSRQQGPYSAATPPYRPIASPSPSSRQQAMAQSMQAAQKAKYQHQQQLQSQQQQQQPQAHTAAIKRDATFPPDCVEASRPVFTKKRKLTSRDLGPVEAWRVMMSLKSGLLSEATWALDTLNILLYDDNTVTYFMLAQLPGLLDNLIDHFRRYLVEIFDTFGESEIDVGTKVVEQRKEGEREGVKGSRLEEGQLEIERVNLNAKRSFTAVLVGSTFEFSKEGFQSGASDWLMGGGDTTLHIQTHIGSMPGRDFVESSELKGVERRNNTTDIKKETDNTRFSELEESEAFCEDVFCSGRKKCLSNCGDLKPFSTCPAFKEDFDSKTEVSVKREESSTKALEAEKSGDTCGSQQEELFTKRLKKELDLDFDSETEDSESDRYIQTEVVSKINVKRDPVIEEQSFGKEDAPLCLRTESQDAVSRRCLCVSNILRGLSFVPGNDAEMSRHAGLLLIVGRLLLLHHQHAKRVPYRHSYLQDEVELECPSDDRQDWWWYCLEGLRENALVITANVAGQLDMSLYPEAISAPLLDGLLHWFVCPSAAAQDPMPTATPGTSLSPRQLALEALAKMSILESNVDMMLSSPPLTRVEELYAMLVRLVGERGNPVTRELALVLLSNLAQGENSFVGFGDSKACISMLLEFIEDAATNMSAYSSGSALAQAGFHSENFCGTSVDMLRRAASTLVCLARIRSNRALFLPFQQRVLRLAIMRILDNMITSQLAEILFYLSR; encoded by the exons ATGGCGCAAACTGCTCGGGTTGATGCGAGTAACGGTGGTGCAAACAGTCGTCGCCTTCAGCTTACCAATAAGGAGCCTGTATCCAACACGGAACATAGAAATCATCATTTTACGTTTCCACGAGCGGGCAAAGATTTCTTCCTCGACCCGTACATACGAGAGAATGGTTCGAATAGTCCTGTAGCTTCTCAAAACCAAGGTATTTTGGAAGAGCTACGTGATTATATTCGAGGTTCGGAACATTATCCCGCGGACAACAATAATAAGGGAAATTCCGTACCCAACAAAATGGCGACGTCGAGTACGAGTGGTTCAAACCAAGCAACGGTTAACGCTAACGGATTTGAAATGACCATGAATTCAACTCCCGGACTAGCAAACAAGTCTAGAGCAGCTACAACTTTAGGATCTGCTCATCTAAACAATCAACTTTCATCAATTCTCGGCCCAGGAAGTTCTGCTGTGAACGCGGTCGTATCGTCTAGAAATCTCTCTCAATCGAACTCTAATCCCACAAATTTAAAACTTTTGGCGACAAATCAACCTTCTGTAACACCCCAAGACCGGTTCAATCGGTATAACCCTCGACAGGAAATGCTACTCCACGGCTTTCGCGAAGTTCCCATCGCACCTAGAGCGCCGAACGTATCAGAACAATATGGCTCCCAGCAAGGCTTTGTTTCTGCTCAGAGtgaaaatcagcaaaaaaggGGGTTGAATCCCCAAACGCCGAGCCCTTATTCGCCAGCTTATTACGGCCAGGACTCGAGCACGTCGCAGACTGGCCAAAGAACGGTTAATTCGCAGCCAGATGATAGAAATATGATTACAAACCAGCAGTTTCAGTGGCAGAATCGGCTGCAGACGTCGAACCATTGTTCATCAAATTTACCAACAAATAGTTCTCCTGGCCCGCCGATGGGCCGCACACAATTGCAG TCAGGAATTCCACAACAGCAGTCCCCTTACATGATGATGGGCAACTCTCAGCAGCAGTCGCAATCCCAACAAACTCCACCTCCGTCATATCCACCATACATGATGCAGCAAGGAGGCATGAAGGCAGCAGGTATGCCGCCGCAATCACAACAGTACTATGGGAGCATGGCCATGGGACGGCCAACAGTGGGACAGCCAAATCTTGCTGGACAGGTGGCACAGAGAATGGGAGGTCAAATGCCAAAGCCCTCGCAGGATTACAGTGGATTTCAACAGCAACAAATGCAGCATCGATATCCTCAG CCTCAGTTTCCACAGCAAATGCAATTCATGACTCAACCGCAGCCaaggcaacaacaacaacagcagcagtcATACCCACAACCACCAACGGGAATGCCGAGAATGCCATCTTCACATCCGCAGCCCATCCTGCCAAAACCAGCCTCTGGCGACATGTTTGGAAGGTATTCCACTAACAATACAAGTGAGAATTTACCAGGACAAGAATTTGGTTCAAGTAGGATGGCAGAGCATCCACAGCATGCCATGCCATCGACACCCGCATCTTATGGCAACCCACCTCTTGGAAGGATGGGTTCATCTTCAGAAATGCTTAGCAAATACGGAAGCACCCAAGGTGGATACTCACGGGGCAACCCACCACCGTTCCCTGGTTCCATTCATGCAAGGCACACTCCTTCTCCAAATGTTACTCTAGGATCACCGTTGCGGAATGTCCCCGATG GAACATCACCGTCTGTTGGCATGCCTAATTTTGGACAAGATAGCCCCACTTCAACAGGAAGCATGCCAACCTATCCTCCTGGAAAACTTGCTCCACCATTCGTTATGCCAGCTAACCAGATGCCAGCAACAAATAGCAGCCTACCATCAGTCAGTGTAGGAGGCTCAGGTTTAGGAGGACCAGGCGCTGCTGCTGTAGCAGGGGTGCTTGAAGGTGTTAATTCTGGGGCAAGATTTCCCAGTCCTGCCCAGGTTTCAGGGTCACCTTATGTTAGTCCTCAGGAGATGATCATGGGAAGTAAGGTGTCAGAAAACACAACTCCTTCAGGAATGTCACCAATGCAGTTGGGATCCATGATGGGAAATGTGCAAACAG GACGTGTGCCATCACCTACACTGAATGAATTGCCGACAGCAGAGGATGTTGAAGCAATGATTGAATCTATGAGGGCAGGAGAGACATCACTGCCTACGGACAATGGTGAACAGCCCCCATTGCAAGGATCTGCTCCACCGTCAGTGAGCTCATTACCACCTACAATGGAATCGTCTCCTTCACGGCAACAAGTGTCTACTGCCCATG GTCAAAACAGCAGTGGTGAGACCCAACAGCACAGCAGCAACTCCAACCTTGACATGTCTGCTATGATGAAAGAGGACCAGTCAGGGTCACCTCAAACTTCACCTCTGTCCACATTCTCTGGCCTTTCTCCTGGGGTTTCTCCGTCAGGCGTGTCCATCACATCATCATTCGATGATCTGGATGAAATCAATCCGTCGTTGCCCAACAATCCCATCTCTATG TCCTCCTATCAGTTCCCATCATCAAGAGAACCCCAACAGCAGTATGAAAAG TTCTCCAAGTTGTATGAAGTTTCTGATGAACTGGAGAGGAAAGAGTTTCTCGACAAATATCAGGCATTTATGAACAGCCAAG GTACCCAGATCACGCAGGTTCCAGCATTTCAAAGGCAGCCTCTCGACCTTTACAAGTTTTACACGGCTGTCAGGGAAAGAGGCGGCGTACAGGAA gtggTCAGAAGAAAATTATGGCAAGATGTTTTGGAGGAGCTAAACCTGCCAACAGACTCGCCGAGTATTGTGAATGTTCTTCGAATCCAGTACTCCCGATATCTATTGTCTTACGAAATGAAACACACCAAAACTAATTCCCTCGACGACATCAAGATAAACTTGCTAGAAGGATCAGGTATACCGCCTCCAAATGCGACCGTGACATGTTCAGAGGCAATAATACCAACCAGTAGTCTTACACAGAGTCAGAGACCAGCCGACGCTTCTTCTGTTCATGCATCCCACGGTTCAATGAAAATAGAGTCTTCAGCGGGCCTACCCGCGGGCTATAATTCAAGGGATGGATTTGCGGAACCCGGCTTCGACAACAGTAATTTATTTCCCGATTTAAGGGACGTGACTGGCAATTTCCAGTTGAATCAATCGACTTCATCGAATACCTTTGGAATGCCTCAATACCCGTATAGTGGGGATAACAGAAGACATAGCGTGCCAAATCTACCACAGGGAGCGCTCCCTTCGTACATGATGTCGCAGCGTAACATGTACCCCAATCCGTCATCGATGTCGCCATTCTTTCAGCAGTCCAGCTCACAGACAGGACATCCACCAGCCGCCAACTACCATCATTCGCAGTACCAGCAACGTGCAAGCCCATCGTTTATGGGACCTCCCTCGTCACCTCACTCCATGATACCCAATGCAAGTTCCCAAGAGAAAGTACACCCGTCATGGGGCTCACAATACAGCCCTTCGACCGAACCAGAGCACATGGTTGATTATCCTCCTGGGGCCCATAGCCTAAGAAGCCCTCGTTTGTCCAGTAGCCATCAACCTCAGTTTCCTCCGGCTCCACCATATGGTTCTTACCCAAGTCGCCAGCAGGGCCCGTATTCAGCGGCCACTCCACCTTATCGTCCCATTGCTTCGCCGTCTCCCTCTTCGAGGCAGCAGGCTATGGCGCAATCAATGCAGGCCGCACAAAAGGCGAAGTATCAGCATCAACAACAACTACAGTCtcagcaacaacagcagcagccTCAAGCTCATACTGCTGCTATCAAAAGAGATGCAACATTCCCACCTGATTGCGTGGAGGCTTCAAGACCAGTGTTTACCAAGAAACGCAAGCTTACGTCCCGTGACTTAG GCCCCGTGGAAGCTTGGCGAGTCATGATGTCATTAAAATCCGGATTGTTATCCGAGGCGACATGGGCGCTAGATACCCTGAACATCTTGCTATACGACGATAACACCGTCACCTATTTCATGTTGGCTCAGCTGCCGGGTCTCTTGGATAACCTGATCGATCACTTCCGGCGGTATTTGGTCGAGATTTTCGACACCTTTGGCGAGAGTGAAATAGATGTCGGTACAAAGGTAGTGGAGCAACGAAAAGAGGGGGAAAGGGAAGGTGTGAAGGGTTCAAGGCTGGAAGAGGGGCAGCTGGAAATTGAAAGAGTAAACCTCAATGCCAAGCGAAGTTTTACGGCCGTTCTCGTTGGATCCACGTTCGAGTTTAGCAAGGAAGGATTTCAGAGCGGAGCGAGTGATTGGCTCATGGGGGGTGGTGATACTACACTGCATATTCAAACGCATATCGGATCCATGCCAGGCAGGGATTTTGTCGAGAGTAGCGAATTAAAAGGAGTGGAAAGAAGGAATAATACAACAGACATAAAAAAAGAGACTGATAATACACGTTTTTCTGAACTTGAAGAGTCAGAGGCTTTTTGCGAAGACGTGTTTTGTTCCGGAAGGAAGAAGTGCCTCTCTAATTGCGGTGATTTAAAACCTTTTTCGACTTGTCCTGCGTTTAAGGAGGACTTCGATTCTAAAACTGAGGTTAGTGTGAAGAGGGAAGAGTCGTCAACAAAGGCTCTCGAGGCGGAAAAAAGTGGCGACACTTGCGGCAGTCAACAGGAAGAACTGTTCACCAAACgattaaaaaaagaacttgaCTTAGACTTTGATTCTGAAACTGAAGATTCTGAATCAGACAGATACATTCAGACAGAAGTTGTTTCTAAAATAAACGTGAAAAGGGACCCTGTTATCGAGGAACAATCTTTCGGCAAAGAAGATGCTCCACTTTGCTTGAGAACTGAGAGCCAAGACGCCGTGTCACGGCGTTGCCTTTGCGTGTCAAACATTCTTCGagggctttcgtttgttcccGGAAACGACGCCGAGATGTCTCGTCACGCGGGCTTACTGTTAATCGTTGGTCGTCTGTTACTTCTGCATCATCAACACGCCAAGCGTGTCCCTTATCGTCACTCTTATCTCCAAGATGAAGTCGAGTTGGAATGCCCCAGCGATGACAGGCAGGACTGGTGGTGGTACTGCCTGGAAGGATTGCGTGAAAACGCATTGGTGATCACGGCTAACGTGGCAGGCCAGCTTGACATGTCTCTGTACCCTGAGGCCATCAGCGCCCCTCTCCTGGATGGGTTACTGCACTGGTTCGTGTGTCCGTCTGCTGCTGCACAAGACCCAATGCCTACCGCTACTCCGGGTACCTCACTCTCTCCCAGGCAGCTTGCCCTTGAGGCTCTGGCCAAGATGAGTATATTGGAGTCAAATGTGGATATGATGCTCTCCTCTCCTCCGTTAACCCGCGTGGAGGAGTTGTATGCCATGTTGGTTCGTCTCGTAGGCGAGAGGGGCAACCCTGTGACCCGTGAACTGGCGCTTGTACTTTTGTCCAACCTTGCGCAAGGAGAGAATtcttttgttggttttggcGACAGCAAAGCTTGTATATCAATGTTGCTGGAATTCATTGAGGACGCGGCTACCAACATGAGTGCGTATTCCTCAGGAAGCGCCTTGGCGCAGGCGGGATTCCATTCGGAGAACTTTTGCGGCACAAGCGTTGACATGTTACGTAGGGCCGCCTCGACGCTGGTGTGTTTGGCGCGTATTCGCTCGAATCGAGCGCTCTTCCTGCCCTTTCAGCAGCGTGTCTTGCGTTTAGCAATAATGAGGATCCTGGACAATATGATCACCAGTCAGTTGGCGGAGATCCTGTTTTATTTATCGAGGTGA